From the genome of Labrus bergylta chromosome 12, fLabBer1.1, whole genome shotgun sequence, one region includes:
- the commd7 gene encoding COMM domain-containing protein 7 — protein MQLHFTKDVLPDSVSTDFQNLNKFNEQQFLRLIEILFQFLLEPKETEKFMLQLSEFAGEHGMSAGPLRNLMKSVLLVPQGALKKNLPAEQIKDDLVTLGVNEDKAAHFSQQWGEHYAALTRLAVGQTLMVNQLVDMEWKFGVTVGTSEMQKVGNIFLQLKLVVRKGNSTENVYMELTLPQFYNFLHEMERAKASMECFS, from the exons ATGCAGCTTCACTTCACTAAAGATGTTTTACCTGACTCAGTCAGCACCGACTTCCAGAACCTGAATAAATTCAACGAGCAG CAATTTCTCCGACTAATTGAAATTCTGTTCCAGTTCTTGCTGGAGCCAAAAGAG acggAGAAGTTCATGCTGCAGCTCAGTGAGTTTGCAGGGGAACATGGGATGAGTGCGGGTCCTCTGAGGAACCTGATGAAGAGCGTCCTCCTGGTGCCAcagg gaGCCCTGAAGAAAAACCTGCCAGCCGAGCAGATCAAAGATGACCTGGTGACTTTAG GAGTGAATGAAGACAAGGCGGCTCATTTCTCACAGCAG TGGGGGGAGCACTACGCAGCGCTGACCAGACTCGCCGTCGGGCAGACTCTGATGGTGAACCAGCTCGTCGACATGGAGTGGAAATTTGGAG tgacCGTTGGAACCAGTGAAATGCAGAAAGTGGGGAACATCTTCCTGCAG CTGAAACTGGTGGTCAGGAAGGGGAATTCCACAGAGAACGTCTACATGG AGTTGACGCTCCCGCAGTTTTACAACTTCCTACACGAGATGGAGCGAGCCAAGGCCAGCATGGAGTGTTTCagctga